One genomic region from Quercus robur chromosome 4, dhQueRobu3.1, whole genome shotgun sequence encodes:
- the LOC126720292 gene encoding LEAF RUST 10 DISEASE-RESISTANCE LOCUS RECEPTOR-LIKE PROTEIN KINASE-like 2.3 isoform X1, translated as MFRENLPLFGLLVLFALFHEACIAKGQSQDCSSSSCGNLLNISYPFRLKGAPHQCGCGGLELDCENNRTSLLVDSAKFYVQEIDYVNRTIRLMDASLHKNTCSIPRLIPNIYHYYYNYYYNYYYFYFYFYYHHYYFYFSPYFDNLMYLLNCTSPLKSPIYVDVSHCISNSYSAQTYFYAYCGNLTALDIPQLCSIEGTIPTRFQNATGLSALEIQQELLQGYELHWDSYCHYSQNNKWFWDSIQFIKVLYGVISDWFLYQGGELTFIKSIGVFILGRAQLGIVCLIAFLIYKFGPGNTFMDDAIEIFLQSHNLMPIRYSYSQIKSMTNGFKDKLGQGGYGTVFKGKLQSGYPVAIKLLSKSKANGQDFMNEVATIGRIHHINVVQLIGFCVEGSKQALVYEFMPNGSLDKFIFPDRENSTVLTWDRIYEIAVGVAQGIEYLHQGCDMQILHFDIKPHNILLDENFIPKVSDFGLAKLYPVDDSIVSLTAIRGTLGYIAPELFYKNIGGISYKADVYSFGMLLMEMVGRRKNLNASVEHSSQIYFPSWIYDKLDQGEDLEVLNGTEGENKTLKKMIIVAFCCIQMKPINRPSMSKVLEMLEGPLELLQMPPKPFFGPEEMSIEDHTSNNSAGIPTSDSDSIVA; from the exons GTGCTCCTCATCAGTGTGGATGTGGTGGCCTTGAACTTGATTGCGAGAATAACCGTACTTCTTTGTTGGTTGATTCTGCGAAATTCTATGTCCAGGAAATCGATTATGTTAATCGAACAATTCGACTGATGGATGCGAGTTTACACAAAAACACGTGCTCCATTCCTCGTCTTATCCCAAAcatttatcattattattataattattattataattattattatttttatttttatttttattatcatcattattatttttatttttccccttattttgaTAATCTTATGTATCTTTTGAATTGCACCTCACCACTCAAGTCGCCAATCTATGTTGATGTCTCTCATTGCATCAGTAACTCTTATTCCGCACAAACATACTTCTATGCGTATTGTGGAAACCTTACGGCACTTGATATTCCACAGTTATGCAGTATAGAAGGTACGATTCCAACTCGATTTCAGAATGCAACAGGCCTATCTGCTTTGGAGATTCAACAAGAATTGTTACAGGGCTATGAATTACATTGGGATTCATATTGTCATTATTCACAGAATAATAAATG GTTTTGGGATTCTATTCAATTCATTAAGGTACTCTATGGTGTTATTAGCGACTGGTTCTTGTACCAAG GAGGAGAGCTTACTTTCATCAAATCCATAG GAGTATTTATCCTAGGAAGAGCTCAACTAGGAATTGTATGCTTAATTGCATTTTTGATATACAAATTTGGCCCAGGAAACACGTTCATGGACGATGCCATTGAAATATTCCTGCAGAGTCACAATTTAATGCCTATAAGGTACTCCTATTCTCAAATAAAGAGCATGACCAATGGTTTTAAGGATAAATTAGGCCAAGGAGGTTATGGCACAGTCTTCAAAGGAAAGCTTCAGAGTGGCTATCCTGTAGCGATAAAGTTGTTGAGCAAGTCAAAAGCCAACGGGCAAGATTTCATGAATGAAGTTGCTACGATTGGAAGGATACATCATATTAACGTGGTGCAGCTAATTGGATTCTGTGTGGAAGgttctaaacaagctcttgtatATGAGTTCATGCCAAATGGATCTCTAGATAAGTTCATCTTTCCTGATAGAGAAAATAGCACCGTCTTGACTTGGGATAGAATATATGAGATTGCAGTTGGAGTAGCTCAGGGAATTGAATATTTACATCAAGGTTGTGACATGCAAATTCTACATTTTGATATAAAGCCACATAATATTCTCCTTGATGAAAACTTTATCCCAAAAGTTTCAGATTTTGGCCTTGCAAAATTGTATCCGGTAGATGATAGCATTGTATCTCTCACTGCTATACGAGGAACACTAGGATATATAGCTCCAGAATTGTTCTACAAAAATATTGGGGGCATATCATATAAGGCTGATGTTTACAGCTTTGGAATGTTGTTGATGGAAATGGTGGGGAGAAGGAAAAATTTGAATGCATCCGTGGAGCATTCAAGTCAGATATACTTCCCGTCTTGGATATATGACAAACTCGATCAAGGTGAGGACCTTGAGGTGTTAAATGGCACAGAGGGTGAGAACAAAACATTAAAGAAGATGATCATAGTTGCATTTTGTTGCATTCAAATGAAGCCCATTAATCGTCCTTCCATGAGCAAAGTCTTGGAGATGCTTGAAGGCCCGCTAGAACTCTTGCAAATGCCTCCCAAACCTTTCTTTGGTCCTGAGGAGATGTCAATTGAGGACCACACCAGTAATAATTCTGCAGGAATACCTACAAGTGATTCGGATAGTATTGTCGCCTAG